The proteins below are encoded in one region of Pseudomonas sp. SCB32:
- a CDS encoding TetR/AcrR family transcriptional regulator, whose protein sequence is MSTPSTITSKRSGYSRPSLSIRDRNRQRILLAAGEEFADKGFSAAKTQDIAARAEVPKSNVYYYFHTKENLYRRLLENVVEAVLEASALLRECDDPAWALPAHIRARLHIARQWPQAYKVFASEMLHGAPHLPPEWLQRLRAESIRSLDCIAAWIDRGLLAPVDPQHLLLSISAATRTYVDFDWQIAMITGKAQPDDSDFEAAAATITRLVLRGTEPEPATRLRPLPL, encoded by the coding sequence ATGAGCACACCTTCGACCATCACCAGCAAGCGCTCCGGCTACTCGCGCCCCAGCCTCAGCATTCGTGACCGCAATCGCCAGCGCATTCTCCTCGCCGCCGGCGAAGAGTTCGCCGACAAGGGCTTCAGCGCCGCCAAGACCCAGGACATCGCCGCGCGCGCCGAGGTGCCCAAGTCCAACGTCTACTACTACTTCCATACCAAGGAAAACCTCTACCGGCGCCTGCTGGAGAACGTGGTGGAGGCCGTGCTGGAAGCCTCCGCCCTGCTGCGCGAATGCGACGACCCGGCCTGGGCGCTGCCCGCGCATATCCGCGCGCGCCTGCACATCGCCCGCCAGTGGCCGCAGGCCTACAAGGTCTTCGCCAGCGAGATGCTGCATGGTGCTCCGCACCTGCCCCCGGAGTGGCTGCAACGCCTGCGCGCGGAATCCATCCGCAGCCTCGACTGCATCGCCGCCTGGATCGATCGCGGCCTGCTCGCCCCGGTGGACCCGCAGCACCTGCTGCTGAGCATTTCCGCGGCCACCCGAACCTATGTGGATTTCGACTGGCAGATCGCGATGATCACCGGCAAGGCGCAACCCGACGACAGCGACTTCGAGGCGGCCGCGGCGACCATCACTCGTCTGGTCCTGCGCGGCACCGAGCCCGAGCCTGCCACACGGCTGCGCCCCCTGCCGCTGTAG
- a CDS encoding DUF1615 domain-containing protein → MNAAALTADIPGLDRPLPRIKNLRLLGLAALLALAGCGTRTSTPEATPEDVRAKVVKLMPASVADRPGWARDIQVAFTTQHIAPTTENLCSVLAVTEQESNYTADPAVPGLGKIARGEIDRRAGKLHVPGLLIDAALSLKSPDGRSYSQRLAAVRTEKELSAIFDDFIGSVPLGQQLFGRFNPVHTGGPMQVSVEFAEAHADGYPYTVDRTIRREVFSRRGGMYFGTLHLLGYPANYPQPLYRFADFNAGWYASRNAAFQRAVSEASGVNLALDGDLILYGSYDAGSTEKAVRTLGPRLGMSERDIRRDLEKGETPEFAKSALYAKVFALGERAAGKPLPRAILPGITLHSPKITRQLTTAWFAQRVDERYKRCLARAPKP, encoded by the coding sequence ATGAATGCGGCTGCCCTGACGGCAGATATCCCCGGCCTGGACAGGCCTCTTCCTCGAATCAAGAATCTCCGCCTGCTGGGCCTGGCCGCGCTGCTGGCGCTGGCCGGTTGCGGCACGCGGACGAGCACGCCGGAAGCGACCCCGGAGGACGTGCGAGCCAAGGTCGTGAAGCTGATGCCGGCCAGCGTCGCCGACCGCCCCGGCTGGGCGCGCGACATCCAGGTTGCCTTCACCACCCAGCACATTGCGCCGACCACCGAGAACCTCTGCTCGGTGCTGGCGGTGACCGAGCAGGAGTCCAACTACACGGCGGACCCGGCGGTACCCGGACTGGGCAAGATCGCGCGCGGCGAGATCGACCGGCGCGCCGGCAAGCTGCACGTGCCGGGCCTGCTGATCGATGCCGCATTGAGCCTGAAGTCGCCGGATGGGCGCAGCTACAGCCAGCGTCTGGCGGCGGTGCGCACGGAGAAGGAATTGAGTGCCATCTTCGATGACTTCATCGGTAGCGTTCCGCTGGGCCAGCAGCTGTTCGGGCGCTTCAACCCGGTGCATACCGGCGGGCCGATGCAGGTCAGCGTCGAATTCGCCGAAGCCCATGCCGACGGCTATCCCTACACGGTGGATCGCACCATTCGCCGCGAAGTGTTCAGTCGGCGCGGCGGCATGTACTTCGGCACGCTGCACTTGCTGGGCTACCCGGCGAACTACCCGCAACCGCTGTACCGTTTCGCCGATTTCAACGCCGGCTGGTACGCCAGCCGCAATGCCGCTTTCCAGCGCGCGGTAAGCGAGGCCAGTGGCGTCAACCTGGCGCTGGATGGCGACCTGATCCTCTACGGCAGCTACGACGCCGGCAGCACCGAGAAGGCCGTGCGCACCCTGGGGCCGCGCCTGGGGATGAGCGAGCGGGATATCCGTCGCGATCTGGAGAAGGGCGAAACGCCGGAGTTCGCCAAATCAGCGCTGTACGCCAAGGTCTTCGCGCTGGGCGAACGCGCCGCCGGCAAACCGTTGCCACGGGCGATCCTGCCCGGCATCACGCTGCACAGCCCGAAGATCACCCGCCAGTTGACCACCGCCTGGTTCGCCCAGCGCGTGGACGAGCGCTACAAGCGCTGTCTGGCGAGGGCGCCGAAGCCCTGA
- a CDS encoding DMT family transporter, translating to MNEQIRRGTLEMVSAMLICGTIGWLVLLSGQPVLDVVFWRCVFGAATLLLICGLMGFLRPGIVTRATFGLALLSGVAIVGNWVLLFGSYSRASIAIGTAVYNVQPFLLVLLGALFLGERLSAQKMAWLGVSFLGMLAIVSAHSDVGQGEAGQVGSDYLGGIALALGAAALYAVAALIIKRLSGVPPHLIALIQTVTGVLLLAPWANFSPLPQATTAWASLATLGIVHTGIMYVLLYGAIQKLPTTLTGALSFIYPIAAIFVDWFAFGHRLSPLQWLGVVAILLAAAGMQRGWSLSLKRLAWR from the coding sequence ATGAACGAGCAGATTCGACGCGGCACCCTGGAGATGGTCAGCGCCATGCTGATCTGCGGCACCATCGGCTGGCTGGTGCTGCTGTCCGGGCAACCGGTCCTGGATGTGGTGTTCTGGCGCTGTGTGTTCGGCGCCGCGACCCTGCTGCTGATCTGCGGCCTGATGGGCTTCCTGCGCCCCGGCATCGTCACCCGTGCCACCTTCGGCCTGGCACTGCTCAGCGGCGTGGCCATCGTCGGCAACTGGGTGCTGCTGTTCGGCTCCTATTCGCGGGCGTCCATCGCCATCGGCACGGCGGTGTACAACGTGCAGCCGTTCCTGCTGGTATTGCTGGGCGCGCTGTTTCTCGGCGAGCGCCTCAGCGCGCAGAAGATGGCCTGGCTGGGTGTTTCCTTCCTCGGCATGCTGGCCATCGTCAGTGCGCATTCTGATGTAGGGCAGGGCGAGGCGGGGCAGGTGGGCAGCGACTACCTCGGCGGCATCGCCCTGGCCCTTGGTGCGGCGGCGTTGTATGCGGTGGCGGCGTTGATCATCAAGCGCCTGAGCGGCGTGCCGCCGCACCTGATCGCGTTGATCCAGACGGTGACCGGCGTACTGTTGCTGGCGCCCTGGGCCAACTTCTCGCCGCTGCCGCAGGCGACCACCGCCTGGGCCAGCCTGGCCACGCTGGGCATCGTTCATACCGGGATCATGTACGTGCTGCTCTACGGCGCCATCCAGAAACTGCCGACGACGCTGACCGGTGCGCTGTCGTTCATCTATCCCATTGCGGCGATCTTCGTCGACTGGTTCGCCTTCGGCCATCGCCTGTCGCCGCTGCAGTGGCTCGGTGTGGTCGCCATCCTGCTCGCCGCCGCCGGCATGCAGCGCGGCTGGAGCCTCAGCCTGAAGCGGCTGGCCTGGCGCTGA
- a CDS encoding Lrp/AsnC family transcriptional regulator, producing the protein MTDEIDQLLIAALMEDSRLSLKALAQVSGLSAPSVAERLRKLEERQVITGYTVNVDPRAFGYQLQAIVRVRPLPGRLQEVEKQIMAIPEFTECDKVTGEDCFYAQMCVRSMEQLDELLDHLNGFAETNTAIVKKTPVKRRLPPMA; encoded by the coding sequence ATGACCGACGAAATCGACCAATTGCTGATCGCCGCGCTGATGGAAGACTCCCGCCTTTCCCTCAAGGCCCTGGCCCAGGTCAGCGGCCTCAGCGCCCCCAGCGTCGCCGAGCGGCTGCGCAAGCTGGAGGAACGGCAGGTGATCACCGGCTACACGGTGAACGTCGACCCACGCGCCTTCGGTTACCAGCTGCAGGCCATCGTCCGCGTGCGTCCGCTGCCGGGGCGGTTGCAGGAGGTGGAGAAGCAGATCATGGCGATTCCCGAATTCACCGAGTGCGACAAGGTCACCGGCGAGGATTGCTTCTATGCGCAGATGTGTGTGCGGTCGATGGAGCAACTGGATGAGTTGCTGGATCACCTGAATGGATTTGCCGAGACCAATACCGCCATCGTGAAGAAGACGCCGGTGAAGCGGCGGTTGCCGCCGATGGCGTGA
- a CDS encoding DNA polymerase II, translating into MEARQGFVLTRHWRDTPEGTEVGFWLATDEGPRHVLLPPQTSVAFVPAEQRARAEKLLAGERGAELRPLGLRDFQQRPVLGLYCQQHRQLMNLEKRLREAGVEVFEADIRPPERYLMERFITAPVTFSGKMGDTGSVVDAQLRPVPDYRPTLKLVSLDIETNIRGDLYSIALEGCGQRQVYMLGPANGVDVERDFELEYCDSRAQILERLNQWLAAHDPDAIIGWNLVQFDLRVLQEHAKRLDIPLRLGRGGDEMGWRQHASGNHYFAAAAGRLIIDGIEALRSAFWSFTSFSLESVAQNLLGEGKSIDNPYDRMAEIDRRFAEDKPALAKYNLKDCELVTRIFEKTRILDFLLERASVTGLPADRSGGSVAAFTHLYLPPMHRLGYVAPNLGGKAPEASPGGFVMDSRPGLYESVLVLDYKSLYPSIIRTFLIDPVGLVEGLSDPSDEASIPGFRGGRFSRTQHCLPAIVERVWQGRDAAKRDGNAPLSQALKIIMNAFYGVLGSSGCRFFDPRLASSITMRGHEIMRRTRELIEAQGHRVIYGDTDSTFVWLGRAHSEEEAAEIGRALVRHVNQWWSEHLREEYGLESALEIQFERHFRRFLMPTIRGAEEGSKKRYAGLVRRADGSDEMVFKGLETVRTDWSPLAQQFQQELYLRIFQRQPYRDYVRDYVNRTLAGEQDELLIFRKRLRRQLGEYERNVPPHVRAARIADEYNERQGRPRQYQRGGWISYVITVNGPEPLETLASPIDYDHYVSRQLQPIADAILPFVEDDFSALIDRQMGLF; encoded by the coding sequence GTGGAGGCAAGGCAGGGTTTCGTCCTGACCCGACATTGGCGGGATACGCCCGAAGGCACCGAGGTGGGCTTCTGGCTGGCAACCGACGAGGGGCCCCGGCATGTGCTGCTGCCGCCGCAGACGTCGGTGGCCTTCGTGCCTGCCGAACAGCGTGCCCGCGCCGAGAAACTGCTGGCGGGTGAGCGCGGCGCCGAGTTGCGTCCGCTGGGCCTGCGTGACTTCCAGCAACGCCCGGTGCTGGGCCTGTACTGCCAGCAGCATCGCCAACTGATGAACCTGGAAAAGCGCCTGCGCGAGGCCGGCGTCGAGGTGTTCGAGGCGGACATCCGCCCGCCCGAGCGCTATCTGATGGAGCGCTTCATCACCGCCCCCGTGACCTTCAGCGGCAAGATGGGGGATACCGGCAGCGTCGTCGACGCGCAATTGCGCCCGGTGCCGGACTACCGGCCGACACTGAAACTGGTCTCGCTGGACATCGAAACCAATATCCGTGGCGACCTCTACTCCATTGCACTGGAAGGCTGCGGCCAGCGCCAGGTCTACATGCTCGGCCCGGCCAATGGCGTCGATGTCGAGCGTGATTTCGAACTGGAGTATTGCGACAGCCGCGCGCAAATCCTCGAGCGACTCAACCAGTGGCTGGCCGCGCACGACCCGGACGCCATCATTGGCTGGAACCTGGTGCAGTTCGACCTGCGCGTCCTGCAGGAACACGCCAAGCGCCTGGACATCCCGCTGCGCCTGGGGCGTGGCGGCGACGAGATGGGTTGGCGGCAGCACGCCTCGGGCAATCACTACTTCGCGGCGGCGGCCGGGCGGCTGATCATCGACGGCATCGAGGCGCTGCGCTCGGCGTTCTGGAGCTTCACCTCGTTCAGCCTGGAAAGCGTTGCGCAGAACCTGCTGGGCGAGGGCAAGTCGATCGACAACCCCTACGATCGCATGGCCGAGATCGACCGTCGTTTCGCCGAGGACAAGCCCGCGCTGGCGAAATACAACCTCAAGGACTGCGAGCTGGTCACGCGCATCTTCGAGAAGACCCGCATCCTCGACTTCCTGCTCGAACGCGCCAGCGTCACCGGCCTGCCGGCGGACCGCAGCGGCGGCTCGGTGGCGGCCTTCACCCACCTGTACCTGCCGCCGATGCACCGCCTGGGCTACGTCGCGCCGAACCTCGGCGGCAAGGCACCGGAGGCCAGCCCCGGCGGCTTCGTCATGGACTCGCGGCCGGGGCTCTACGAGTCAGTGCTGGTGCTGGACTACAAGAGCCTGTACCCGTCGATCATCCGCACCTTCCTGATCGATCCGGTGGGGCTGGTCGAGGGCTTGAGCGATCCGTCGGACGAGGCCTCGATTCCCGGCTTCCGGGGTGGGCGCTTCTCGCGCACCCAGCACTGCCTGCCGGCCATCGTCGAGCGCGTCTGGCAGGGCCGTGACGCCGCCAAGCGTGACGGCAATGCGCCGCTGTCCCAGGCTTTGAAGATCATCATGAACGCCTTCTACGGCGTGCTCGGCTCCAGCGGCTGCCGCTTCTTCGACCCGCGCCTGGCGTCGTCCATCACCATGCGCGGCCACGAGATCATGCGCCGCACCCGCGAGCTGATCGAGGCGCAAGGTCACCGGGTGATCTACGGCGATACCGACTCCACCTTCGTCTGGCTCGGCCGTGCCCACAGCGAGGAAGAGGCCGCCGAGATCGGTCGCGCCCTGGTGCGCCACGTCAACCAGTGGTGGAGCGAGCACTTGCGCGAGGAGTACGGCCTGGAAAGCGCGTTGGAGATCCAGTTCGAACGGCACTTCCGACGCTTCCTGATGCCCACGATCCGGGGCGCGGAGGAGGGCAGCAAGAAGCGCTACGCCGGGTTGGTACGGCGCGCCGACGGCAGCGACGAAATGGTCTTCAAGGGCCTGGAAACTGTGCGCACCGACTGGTCGCCACTGGCCCAGCAGTTCCAGCAGGAGCTGTACCTGCGCATCTTCCAGCGCCAGCCGTATCGGGACTACGTCCGTGATTACGTGAACCGCACGCTGGCGGGTGAGCAGGATGAGCTGCTGATCTTCCGCAAGCGGCTGCGCCGGCAGTTGGGCGAGTACGAACGCAATGTCCCGCCGCATGTGCGGGCGGCACGGATCGCCGATGAGTACAACGAACGGCAGGGACGTCCGCGGCAGTACCAGCGCGGGGGCTGGATCAGCTACGTGATCACGGTCAACGGCCCGGAGCCGCTGGAGACGCTGGCCTCGCCCATCGACTACGACCATTACGTCAGCCGGCAATTGCAGCCGATTGCCGACGCCATCCTGCCGTTCGTGGAGGACGATTTCAGTGCGTTGATCGATCGGCAGATGGGGTTGTTCTAA
- a CDS encoding murein transglycosylase A, whose product MTVSPRHWTRPLLASLCIATLLSGCGLFGKKPEEAKAPTYSRADWSDLPKTADSDVVQGFNAWRSACSVRLKKDEIWAATCNQALGVPASPAAIRQFMQDHLQPYQLRSGEGSETGLITGYYEPVYRGSLERNAQHGVPVYGVPSDLVVVALDSVYPELKGKRLRGKLDGNTLKPYADAAGIRREGVNAQVLAWLSDPMDLQFLQIQGSGRVQLDSGRQLRLGYAEQNGRPYKPVGRWLVEQGELSKDEVSMPRIRDWARAHPQRVDELLASNPSYVFFSQRPDSNEGPRGSLNVPLTPGYSVAIDRKVIPLGSLMWLSTTRPDGAPVVRPVAAQDTGGAIVGEVRADLFWGTGDAAGDLAGHMKQEGQLWLLWPKGAELPGA is encoded by the coding sequence GTGACCGTTTCGCCCCGCCACTGGACCCGCCCTCTCCTCGCCAGCCTCTGCATCGCCACCCTGCTTTCGGGTTGCGGCCTGTTCGGCAAAAAGCCCGAAGAAGCCAAGGCGCCGACCTATTCCAGGGCCGACTGGTCGGACCTGCCGAAAACCGCCGACAGCGACGTCGTGCAAGGCTTCAACGCCTGGCGTTCGGCCTGCTCGGTGCGTTTGAAGAAGGACGAGATCTGGGCCGCCACCTGTAACCAGGCGCTGGGCGTGCCGGCCTCGCCGGCGGCGATCCGCCAGTTCATGCAGGACCATCTGCAGCCCTACCAGCTGCGATCCGGCGAAGGCAGCGAGACCGGCCTGATCACCGGCTACTACGAACCGGTCTACCGCGGCAGCCTGGAGCGCAACGCGCAGCACGGCGTGCCGGTGTATGGCGTGCCGTCGGACCTGGTGGTGGTGGCGCTGGACAGCGTCTACCCCGAACTCAAGGGCAAGCGCCTGCGTGGCAAGCTCGACGGCAATACCCTGAAACCCTACGCCGATGCCGCCGGCATCCGCCGCGAGGGCGTCAATGCGCAGGTTCTGGCCTGGCTGAGCGACCCGATGGACCTGCAATTCCTGCAGATCCAGGGCTCCGGCCGCGTGCAACTGGACTCCGGGCGCCAGCTGCGCCTGGGCTACGCCGAGCAGAACGGCCGCCCCTACAAGCCGGTGGGTCGCTGGCTGGTGGAACAGGGCGAGCTGAGCAAGGACGAAGTGAGCATGCCGCGCATCCGCGACTGGGCCCGCGCCCACCCGCAGCGGGTCGACGAGCTGCTGGCGAGCAACCCCAGCTACGTGTTCTTCAGCCAGCGTCCGGACAGCAACGAAGGCCCGCGCGGCTCGCTGAACGTGCCGCTGACCCCTGGCTACAGCGTGGCCATCGACCGCAAGGTGATCCCGCTGGGCAGCCTGATGTGGCTCTCCACCACCCGCCCGGATGGCGCGCCGGTGGTGCGCCCGGTGGCGGCCCAGGACACCGGCGGCGCCATCGTCGGCGAAGTCCGCGCGGACCTGTTCTGGGGTACCGGCGATGCCGCCGGTGACCTGGCCGGACACATGAAGCAGGAAGGTCAGCTGTGGCTGCTCTGGCCCAAGGGCGCGGAGCTGCCAGGCGCCTGA
- a CDS encoding AraC family transcriptional regulator: MPHSPSITVHYAQGILQAAQRLGLPLPTELPVEARIPLAVQDRIWQGLCAASDDPLVGLRLGSALQVGHLDMVGALLMSCEHFGEALEALLEYYPIIAEGSEFQLERDTARVRLVYRPSYGVRREERVEAALASLVHLTRWITGERVTPTRLTLCHSARAEQACYEQVLGCPIGVGFAETENALCFALADLEVPLIQANALMREHLRALADAQLQRLGAQSLAAQVQHLLRQQPRWGKERVAEQLALSGRHLNRKLADEGTSFKLLREQVLHGMAEQLLRESPRLAEVAERLGFSDESAFAKAFRRWSGMTPGQFRQGS; encoded by the coding sequence ATGCCTCACAGCCCTTCGATCACAGTCCACTATGCCCAGGGCATCCTCCAGGCCGCGCAGCGCCTGGGCTTGCCGTTGCCCACCGAATTGCCCGTGGAGGCGCGTATCCCGCTGGCCGTGCAGGACCGCATATGGCAGGGCCTGTGCGCCGCCTCCGACGACCCGCTGGTGGGGCTGCGCCTGGGCAGCGCCCTGCAGGTCGGCCATCTGGACATGGTTGGCGCGCTGCTGATGAGCTGCGAGCATTTCGGCGAGGCGCTGGAGGCCTTGCTGGAGTACTACCCGATCATCGCCGAGGGCAGCGAGTTCCAGCTCGAACGCGATACTGCCCGGGTGCGCCTGGTCTACCGGCCCAGCTACGGGGTACGACGCGAGGAGCGGGTGGAGGCGGCGTTGGCCAGCCTGGTACACCTGACCCGCTGGATCACCGGCGAACGGGTGACGCCGACACGGTTGACCCTGTGCCACTCGGCGCGCGCGGAACAGGCCTGCTATGAGCAGGTGCTGGGCTGCCCTATCGGCGTCGGTTTCGCTGAAACGGAAAACGCCCTGTGCTTTGCTCTGGCGGACCTCGAAGTGCCCTTGATCCAGGCCAACGCCCTGATGCGCGAGCACCTGCGCGCGCTGGCCGACGCGCAGCTCCAGCGCCTGGGCGCGCAGAGTCTGGCGGCGCAGGTCCAGCACTTGCTGCGCCAGCAGCCGCGCTGGGGCAAGGAACGGGTCGCCGAACAACTGGCCCTCAGTGGCCGGCATCTCAACCGCAAGCTGGCGGACGAAGGCACCAGCTTCAAGCTGCTGCGCGAGCAGGTGCTGCATGGCATGGCTGAGCAGTTGCTGCGTGAGTCGCCGCGCCTGGCCGAGGTCGCCGAGCGGCTCGGCTTCTCCGATGAAAGCGCCTTCGCCAAGGCCTTCCGCCGCTGGAGCGGGATGACGCCGGGGCAGTTTCGCCAGGGCAGCTGA
- a CDS encoding bile acid:sodium symporter family protein has protein sequence MPDVHLEFSGGSMIALNAIIALMMFGVSLELRRDDFTRIFRQPKAPAIGMLVQFLLLPAATCLLTIVLPIDPELALGMILVATCPSGTFSNIMTWMARGNVAVSASVTAVSGLSAGIFTPLNFALYAGLNPATRERLTQIHIDPLELVGVVLLVLILPMLLGMALGRQKPQLARRLEKPLRQLSLLVMLGFVGMAFGKNFQQFMAWFHLFFWLVLLLNGTALLLGYTCARLWKLPDADVRAVTLESGIHNSALGMALILTFFPQAGGMLLIAAFWGCWQLFSGLVLAQWWARHEPRDAVLSAAPEANQ, from the coding sequence ATGCCTGACGTCCACCTCGAATTCTCCGGCGGTTCGATGATCGCGCTGAACGCCATCATCGCCCTGATGATGTTCGGCGTGTCGCTGGAACTGCGCCGCGACGACTTCACCCGCATCTTCCGCCAACCCAAGGCGCCGGCGATCGGCATGCTGGTGCAGTTCCTGCTGCTGCCCGCCGCCACCTGCCTGCTGACCATCGTCCTGCCGATCGACCCGGAACTGGCCCTGGGCATGATCCTGGTCGCCACCTGCCCCAGCGGCACCTTCTCCAACATCATGACCTGGATGGCCCGCGGCAACGTCGCGGTGTCGGCCAGCGTCACCGCCGTGTCGGGCCTCAGCGCGGGCATCTTCACCCCGCTGAACTTCGCTCTCTATGCCGGCCTCAACCCGGCCACCCGCGAGCGCCTCACGCAGATCCACATCGACCCGCTGGAACTGGTCGGCGTGGTGCTGCTGGTGCTGATCCTGCCGATGCTGCTGGGCATGGCCCTGGGGCGACAGAAGCCGCAACTGGCGCGGCGCCTGGAGAAGCCGCTGCGGCAGCTGTCGCTGCTGGTGATGCTCGGCTTCGTCGGCATGGCCTTCGGCAAGAACTTCCAGCAGTTCATGGCCTGGTTCCACCTGTTCTTCTGGCTGGTACTACTGCTCAACGGTACCGCGCTGCTGCTCGGCTACACCTGCGCGCGGCTGTGGAAACTGCCGGACGCCGACGTGCGCGCCGTCACCCTGGAAAGTGGCATCCACAACTCGGCGCTGGGCATGGCGCTGATCCTCACCTTCTTTCCCCAGGCCGGCGGCATGCTGCTGATCGCGGCCTTCTGGGGCTGCTGGCAATTGTTCTCCGGACTCGTTCTGGCGCAATGGTGGGCGCGCCACGAGCCGCGCGATGCAGTGCTGTCCGCCGCCCCCGAGGCCAACCAATGA
- a CDS encoding sulfite exporter TauE/SafE family protein — protein sequence MNAPAIALGGFILLAYTLEAVTGFGSVVVALSLGALLMPIDVLLPILVPLNIAMTGYLVGRHWRLIDRALLLRTVLPGMLLGMGIGYLLLPHLDPLPLKRGLGVLLLWFAGRELWRLRANAPARGHTPTWMVRLATGAAGICHGLFASGGPLLVYALATRPLDKARLRATLVCVWFTLNGLLTLAFLLDGRLRPALPQVLAYAPLLLLGVWLGEHLHQRFDERHFRLAIHCLLLVSGTLLLSPWSLL from the coding sequence ATGAACGCCCCCGCCATCGCCCTGGGTGGCTTCATCCTGCTGGCCTACACCCTGGAAGCCGTGACGGGTTTCGGCAGTGTGGTAGTGGCGCTGTCCCTCGGTGCGCTACTGATGCCGATCGATGTGCTGCTGCCGATCCTGGTGCCGCTGAATATCGCCATGACCGGCTACCTGGTCGGTCGTCACTGGCGGCTGATCGACCGCGCGCTGCTGCTGCGTACCGTGTTGCCGGGCATGCTGCTGGGCATGGGCATCGGCTACCTGCTGCTGCCGCACCTGGACCCGCTGCCGCTCAAGCGCGGCCTGGGCGTGCTGCTCCTCTGGTTCGCTGGCCGCGAACTGTGGCGCCTGCGCGCCAACGCCCCGGCGCGCGGCCATACGCCGACCTGGATGGTGCGCCTGGCCACCGGCGCCGCTGGCATCTGCCACGGCCTGTTCGCCTCGGGCGGGCCTCTGCTGGTCTACGCCCTGGCTACCCGCCCACTGGACAAGGCGCGACTTCGCGCCACCCTGGTGTGCGTCTGGTTCACCCTGAACGGCCTGCTGACCCTGGCCTTCCTCCTCGACGGACGCCTGCGCCCGGCGCTGCCCCAGGTGCTCGCCTATGCGCCCCTGCTGCTGCTCGGGGTGTGGCTGGGCGAACACCTGCACCAGCGCTTCGACGAACGCCATTTCCGCCTCGCCATCCACTGCCTGCTGCTGGTCAGCGGCACCCTGCTGCTGTCGCCATGGAGTCTCCTGTGA